In the Gossypium raimondii isolate GPD5lz chromosome 9, ASM2569854v1, whole genome shotgun sequence genome, one interval contains:
- the LOC105800224 gene encoding uncharacterized protein LOC105800224: protein MDSRFSNVGFPANYSLNAFKILGNSMQVGGTGGAYNMDTVLRLDSAGSSVPYMSASKGIKRKWSSMDRSIRGQTGSLLALGLGRSSSSSDSKGSSTTACTTTSSAKEADEESSMDIELDFILHLGNEKVINPKKSASSSPKGLDLQRNVDLELSLSSGLSESDITSVHLSSSPSQSVMKMPTAVEGSPNEDERSTSCHWKPGIGLPSFQSLPAKEASAFCKEVPRGIDLSPIVPELSSSVITTPKSSVTCTSGMTRQQQPQHRSSSSKTCQIEGCVRGARGASGRCISHGGGRRCQKPGCHKGAEGRTVYCKAHGGGRRCEFLGCTKSAEGRTDFCIAHGGGRRCGHDGCTRAARGKSGLCIRHGGGKRCQMENCTRSAEGLSGLCISHGGGRRCQFIGCTKGAQGSTMFCKAHGGGKRCTYPRCTKGAEGSTPFCKGHGGGKRCAFQGGGVCTKSVHGGTNFCVAHGGGKRCVMPECTKSARGRTDYCVRHGGGKRCKFEGCGKSAQGSTDFCKAHGGGKRCSWGHPGSEYGNQPSGPCNYFARGKTGLCVLHSSLVQDKRVHGGATLGPIVEDQKLSKSGEMKEIVNAMDANVDTRNIWSDVEASASTSCSSLNQYGVPNACNSVSKGGFSVSAPEGRVHGGSLLAMLAGGSCVGSANSAGFTGNPAGPNKSIKPPQNWM from the coding sequence ATGGATTCCAGGTTCTCAAACGTGGGGTTCCCTGCTAATTATTCTTTGAATGCATTCAAGATTTTGGGTAATTCAATGCAAGTTGGAGGAACTGGGGGTGCGTATAACATGGATACTGTTCTACGTCTTGATTCTGCTGGCTCTTCAGTCCCTTACATGTCTGCATCAAAGGGAATCAAGAGGAAGTGGAGTTCGATGGATAGATCCATCCGTGGGCAAACTGGGTCGTTATTGGCTCTTGGGCTCGGCCGCTCCTCTAGTTCCTCAGACAGCAAGGGGAGTTCAACAACTGCTTGTACTACTACATCTTCAGCCAAAGAAGCTGATGAAGAGTCCTCAATGGATATTGAATTGGATTTTATCCTCCATCTTGGCAACGAAAAAGTAATCAACCCCAAGAAATCTGCTAGTTCAAGTCCAAAAGGACTTGATTTGCAGCGAAATGTGGACCTGGAATTAAGTCTTTCATCTGGGCTTTCTGAATCTGATATCACTAGTGTCCATCTTAGCTCTTCTCCCAGTCAGTCAGTTATGAAGATGCCAACAGCAGTTGAAGGCTCCCCAAATGAAGATGAAAGATCTACATCTTGTCACTGGAAACCTGGAATTGGTTTGCCTTCATTCCAGAGTTTACCAGCAAAAGAGGCTAGTGCCTTCTGCAAGGAGGTTCCAAGAGGCATTGATCTTTCTCCTATTGTTCCAGAACTATCTTCAAGCGTGATTACTACACCGAAAAGCTCGGTCACCTGCACTTCCGGGATGACACGGCAACAACAGCCACAACACCGCAGCTCTAGTTCAAAGACATGTCAGATTGAAGGATGTGTAAGGGGGGCCAGAGGTGCTTCTGGCCGTTGCATATCTCATGGTGGTGGCAGGAGATGTCAAAAGCCTGGCTGCCATAAGGGAGCAGAGGGCCGGACTGTGTATTGCAAGGCCCATGGTGGTGGTCGGCGATGTGAATTTCTTGGTTGCACAAAAAGTGCAGAAGGCCGTACTGATTTCTGCATTGCCCATGGTGGTGGTCGGAGATGTGGCCATGATGGATGCACTCGAGCTGCCAGAGGCAAATCAGGACTATGTATACGTCATGGTGGTGGGAAGAGATGTCAAATGGAAAACTGCACTAGGAGTGCTGAAGGCCTCTCAGGACTCTGCATCTCACATGGAGGCGGGCGGAGATGCCAATTTATAGGATGCACAAAGGGGGCACAGGGGAGCACCATGTTCTGCAAGGCACATGGTGGTGGAAAAAGGTGCACGTATCCGAGATGTACAAAGGGTGCTGAAGGGAGTACTCCTTTCTGTAAGGGCCATGGAGGGGGAAAAAGATGTGCATTTCAAGGTGGTGGTGTTTGTACAAAGAGTGTGCATGGAGGAACCAACTTTTGTGTAGCGCATGGTGGAGGTAAGAGGTGTGTGATGCCTGAATGCACAAAGAGTGCAAGGGGACGTACTGACTATTGTGTTCGCCATGGTGGAGGCAAAAGATGCAAGTTTGAAGGGTGTGGCAAAAGTGCACAAGGTAGCACGGATTTCTGCAAGGCACATGGTGGAGGAAAGAGGTGCTCCTGGGGCCATCCTGGGTCAGAATATGGGAACCAACCTTCTGGTCCTTGTAACTATTTTGCAAGGGGAAAGACAGGTCTCTGTGTGCTCCACAGCAGCCTGGTTCAAGATAAGAGGGTTCATGGGGGTGCAACGCTTGGGCCTATTGTTGAAGACCAGAAACTCAGCAAGTCTGGGGAGATGAAAGAGATTGTTAATGCCATGGATGCAAATGTCGACACTAGGAACATATGGAGTGACGTAGAAGCTTCTGCAAGCACAAGTTGTTCTAGTTTGAATCAATATGGAGTTCCAAATGCTTGTAACTCTGTCTCCAAAGGAGGGTTCTCTGTTTCAGCTCCTGAAGGTAGAGTCCATGGTGGGAGTTTGTTGGCAATGCTAGCAGGCGGTTCCTGTGTTGGCTCAGCCAACAGTGCAGGTTTTACCGGCAATCCAGCAGGGCCAAATAAATCTATTAAGCCACCCCAGAACTGGATGTAG
- the LOC105800223 gene encoding uncharacterized protein LOC105800223, with protein MDQKHVLLSALGVGVGVGMGLGLVSGQSRLTGSGSAASTGLTLENMEKELIRQIVDGRESQVRFDEFPYYLSEQTRTLLTSAAYVHLKHADVSKYTRNLSPASKALLLSGPSELYQQMLAKALAHYFESKLLLLDVTDFSLRIHNKYGTPKESCFKRSPSESALERLSSLFSSFSLLPQEEAKGRLKRQSSSVDIASRGNEGPPKLRRNASVSDNMNGLASKCSPANLAPMSRTSSLFFDEKLLIQALYKVLVYVSRATPIVLYLRDIDKLLFRSQRFYNFFQQMLKKLSGNVLILGSRVVDLGNDRELEERLAVLFPYNIEIRPPEEEQHLVNWKSLLEKDMNMIQTQDNKNHIIEVLSANDLDCDDLDSICIADTLALSRYIEEVVVSAISYHLMNNKDPEYRNGKLVISSKSLAYGLSIFQGKSIGNYRLKLEAPTETLKEAGTLSVGIKPESKSVIRTGNGTTNPEKTDGENSASVIKVPEVVPDNEFEKRIRHEVIPANEINVTFADIGALDETKECLQELVMLPLKRPDLFKGGLLKPCRGILLFGPPGTGKTMLAKAIAREAGASFINVSMSTIASKWFGEDEKNVRALFTLAAKVSPTIIFVDEVDSMLGQRTRVGEHEAMRKIKNEFMTHWDGLLTKPVERILVLAATNRPFDLDEAIIRRFERRIMVGLPGVENREKIFRTLLAKEKVEENLNFAELAAMTEGYTGSDLKNLCTTAAYRPVRELIQQERLKDMERKKKEAEGQNSDDPSTKNDDVEERVITLRPLNMEDLRQAKNQVAASFSSEGAGMNELKQWNELYGEGGSRKKEQLSYFL; from the exons ATGGATCAAAAGCATGTACTGTTATCGGCATTGGGTGTAGGGGTAGGGGTAGGGATGGGGCTGGGATTGGTTTCGGGTCAGAGCAGATTGACCGGAAGCGGTTCCGCTGCATCAACCGGCCTCACTTTGGAGAATATGGAGAAAGAATTGATCCGCCAAATCGTTGATGGCAGAGAAAGTCAAGTCAGATTTGATGAGTTCCCATATTACCTCAG TGAGCAGACACGGACGTTGTTGACCAGTGCTGCCTATGTCCACCTGAAACATGCCGATGTTTCCAAGTACACAAGGAACCTTTCCCCTGCTAGTAAAGCCTTATTGCTGTCGGGACCTTCGG AACTTTACCAACAAATGCTTGCCAAAGCTTTAGCTCATTACTTCGAATCAAAGTTGCTGCTGTTGGATGTAACTGACTTTTCCTTAAGA ATTCACAATAAATATGGAACTCCCAAAGAAtct TGTTTCAAAAGATCCCCTTCGGAATCAGCACTAGAGCGGTTGTCTAGTCTGTTCAGTTCTTTTTCACTCCTTCCACAAGAGGAAGCTAAGG GTAGATTGAAGCGGCAAAGCAGTAGTGTGGATATTGCATCAAG AGGAAATGAAGGCCCTCCAAAGCTCCGTAGAAATGCCTCTGTATCGGATAATATGAATGGCCTTGCCTCCAAATGCTCTCCTGCAAATCTAG CTCCTATGTCGCGGACAAGCAGTTTGTTTTTCGATGAGAAGTTGCTTATACAAGCTCTTTACAAGGTGTTGGTTTATGTGTCGAGAGCCACTCCCATTGTGCTGTATCTTAGAGATATTGACAAGCTCTTGTTTAGATCGCAACGGTTCTATAATTTCTTCCAACAAATGTTGAAGAAACTGTCTGGGAATGTGTTGATACTTGGGTCACGAGTTGTTGATCTCGGCAACGACCGAGAGTTGGAAGAAAGGCTAGCTGTGCTTTTCCCTTACAACATTGAGATCAGGCCACCAGAAGAAGAACAACATCTTGTCAACTGGAAATCTCTACTTGAGAAAGACATGAACATGATCCAAACTCAGGATAATAAAAATCACATCATTGAGGTGCTTTCGGCTAACGATCTCGATTGCGATGATCTTGATTCTATCTGCATTGCAGACACGTTGGCACTCAGTAGATACATTGAGGAAGTTGTGGTGTCTGCCATTTCTTATCATTTGATGAACAACAAGGATCCCGAATACAGAAATGGAAAACTCGTCATATCATCGAAAAG TTTGGCATATGGATTGAGCATATTCCAGGGGAAGTCCATCGGCAATTACAGGTTAAAACTGGAGGCACCAACTGAAACATTAAAG GAAGCTGGAACACTTTCTGTAGGTATTAAACCAGAATCAAAATCTGTGATCCGAACCGGAAATGGAACCACAAATCCTGAAAAGACTGACGGTGAAAATTCTGCTTCAGTCATCAAAGTTCCT GAAGTTGTTCCAGACAACGAATTCGAAAAGAGAATAAGGCACGAGGTCATACCAGCAAACGAGATCAATGTTACATTTGCTGACATTGGTGCTTTAGATGAGACGAAAGAATGCCTGCAAGAGCTAGTGATGCTTCCCTTGAAAAGGCCAGACCTTTTCAAAGGTGGCCTTCTAAAGCCTTGCAGGGGAATATTGTTGTTCGGTCCACCTGGCACTGGGAAGACAATGCTAGCCAAAGCCATTGCCAGGGAAGCTGGAGCTAGCTTCATTAATGTGTCGATGTCGACCATTGCTTCTAAATGGTTCGGGGAAGACGAGAAGAACGTCCGAGCTTTGTTCACATTGGCAGCCAAGGTCTCTCCAACAATTATATTTGTTGATGAGGTCGACAGCATGCTCGGCCAAAGGACTCGAGTTGGAGAGCACGAAGCTATGCGGAAGATAAAAAACGAGTTTATGACTCACTGGGATGGACTCTTGACAAAACCAGTTGAACGTATCCTTGTCCTTGCTGCAACCAACAGGCCATTCGACCTTGATGAAGCTATCATTAGGCGTTTTGAGCGTAG AATCATGGTGGGGCTTCCAGGTGTAGAGAACAGGGAAAAGATTTTTAGAACTCTTCTTGCAAAGGAAAAAGTAgaagaaaatctaaattttgcCGAGCTTGCAGCCATGACTGAAGGATATACTGGAAGTGACCTTAAG AATTTATGCACAACAGCCGCTTATCGTCCAGTTAGAGAGTTAATACAGCAAGAGAGATTGAAGGATATG gagagaaagaagaaagaagctGAAGGGCAGAACTCAGATGATCCCTCGACAAAAAATGACGATGTGGAGGAAAGAGTTATTACCTTAAGGCCATTAAACATGGAAGATTTAAGGCAAGCAAAGAATCAG GTGGCAGCTAGCTTTTCTTCCGAGGGAGCTGGAATGAACGAGTTAAAACAATGGAACGAATTGTACGGAGAAGGTGGTTCGAGAAAGAAGGAGCAGTTATCGTACTTCCTATGA
- the LOC105800227 gene encoding reticulon-like protein B3, producing the protein MGEHEEKHEESLMVKLAEKIHGHDSSSDSDIDKPSESSIKAKVFRLFGRERSVHHVFGGGKSADTFLWRNKKISAGVLGVATVIWVLFELLEYHLLTLVCHVLIFALVILFLWSNAYAFINKSPLCIPEVHIPKDPVIEFAEALRFETNLAFTVFRDIASGRELKKFLYSLSCFTQYLCCMRNMRTRWIHLQRKQCMRLRNSMRCSMQMF; encoded by the exons ATGGGTGAGCACGAAGAGAAGCACGAGGAATCGCTGATGGTGAAGCTAGCTGAGAAGATCCACGGCCATGATTCTTCCTCTGATTCTGACATCGATAAGCCATCAGAATCGTCGATCAAGGCCAAAGTTTTCCGTCTCTTCGGGAGAGAAAGGTCCGTACACCACGTTTTTGGTGGAGGCAAAT CGGCTGATACATTCCTTTGGAGGAACAAAAAGATTTCGGCTGGAGTGCTCGGTGTTGCGACTGTGATATGGGTTTTGTTTGAATTGCTGGAGTACCACCTTCTCACTCTAGTTTGTCATGTATTGATATTTGCTCTCGTAATACTCTTCTTGTGGTCAAATGCCTATGCTTTCATCAACAA GTCTCCACTATGCATCCCTGAGGTTCATATACCTAAGGATCCAGTTATAGAGTTTGCCGAAGCACTTAGGTTTGAGACTAACCTGGCTTTTACCGTCTTCCGGGATATTGCTTCAGGAAGAGAGCTTAAGAAGTTCCTCTAT TCTTTGTCCTGCTTCACACAGTACCTGTGCTGTATGAGAAATATGAGGACAAGGTGGATCCATTTGCAGAGAAAGCAATGCATGAGATTAAGAAACAGTATGCGGTGTTCAATGCAAATGTTTTAA